In Vigna unguiculata cultivar IT97K-499-35 chromosome 3, ASM411807v1, whole genome shotgun sequence, a single genomic region encodes these proteins:
- the LOC114176541 gene encoding protein BREVIS RADIX isoform X2: MVLDDAVLFCSVLIWTLLMLVIKDMALKFSGAYKQCKPCTGSSNYKKGHRPYPDFDTISEGVPYPYIGGASSSSTPAWDFTTSHYPGGRSDPRFTGAFGGDRTPRGRDSASVCDVVLEDEDEPKEWMAVVEPGVHITFVSLPNGGNDLKRIRFSREMFNKWQAQRWWGENYDRIMELYNVQRFNRQALNTPPRSEDEPRDSTYTRLTSAQESPMASNKDWTPRSHYKPSGSRGYYPSEPLDHGGGGGHFHAGPSMEPARDTTASRDEPSISNASEMEAEWVEQDEPGVYITIRQLADGTRELRRVRFSRERFGEVNAKTWWEENRERIQAQYL; encoded by the exons ATGGTTTTGGATGACgcagttttgttttgttctgtTCTGATTTGGACCCTTTTGATGTTGGTG ATAAAGGATATGGCACTGAAGTTTTCAGGTGCTTACAAACAATGCAAACCCTGCACAGGGTCCAGTAACTACAAGAAAGGACATAGACCATATCCAGACTTCGATACCATCTCAGAAGGGGTTCCATACCCTTACATTGGGGGTGCAAGCTCAAGTTCAACCCCTGCTTGGGACTTCACAACCTCTCACTACCCTGGTGGTAGATCAGACCCACGATTTACTGGGGCATTTGGTGGTGACCGCACGCCTAGAGGACGAGACTCAGCATCAGTTTGTGATGTAGTCTTAGAGGACGAGGATGAGCCTAAGGAGTGGATGGCAGTGGTGGAACCAGGGGTTCACATTACCTTTGTGTCTCTTCCTAATGGGGGAAATGATCTTAAAAGAATTCGCTTCAG CCGAGAGATGTTTAATAAATGGCAAGCGCAAAGATGGTGGGGTGAGAATTACGACAGAATCATGGAACTTTATAACGTGCAGAGATTTAATCGACAGGCACTCAACACTCCTCCAAGGTCTGAGGACGAG CCAAGAGATTCTACCTACACAAGATTGACATCTGCACAGGAAAGTCCCATGGCCTCAAACAAGGATTGGACCCCCAGGAGTCACTATAAACCTTCTGGGAGCAGAGGATATTACCCCTCTGAACCGTTGGATCATGGTGGAGGTGGTGGGCACTTCCATGCAGGGCCATCTATGGAACCAGCGAGGGATACTACTGCTTCTAGAGATGAGCCTTCTATCAGCAATGCCAGCGAAATGGAGGCAGAATGGGTAGAACAAGACGAGCCTGGGGTTTACATTACAATCCGGCAGTTAGCTGATGGGACTAGGGAGCTTCGACGTGTCAGATTCAG CCGGGAAAGATTTGGTGAGGTGAATGCAAAAACATGGTGGGAAGAAAACAGAGAGAGAATACAAGCTCAATACCTTTGA
- the LOC114176541 gene encoding protein BREVIS RADIX isoform X1, translated as MFTCIACTKQTTDEREEEGGVRESGTPSTKEAVKSLTTQIKDMALKFSGAYKQCKPCTGSSNYKKGHRPYPDFDTISEGVPYPYIGGASSSSTPAWDFTTSHYPGGRSDPRFTGAFGGDRTPRGRDSASVCDVVLEDEDEPKEWMAVVEPGVHITFVSLPNGGNDLKRIRFSREMFNKWQAQRWWGENYDRIMELYNVQRFNRQALNTPPRSEDEPRDSTYTRLTSAQESPMASNKDWTPRSHYKPSGSRGYYPSEPLDHGGGGGHFHAGPSMEPARDTTASRDEPSISNASEMEAEWVEQDEPGVYITIRQLADGTRELRRVRFSRERFGEVNAKTWWEENRERIQAQYL; from the exons ATGTTTACGTGTATAGCGTGTACGAAGCAAACGACGGATGAGAGGGAGGAAGAAGGAGGAGTCCGTGAGAGTGGCACGCCGAGTACAAAAGAAGCTGTCAAAAGCCTGACCACACAG ATAAAGGATATGGCACTGAAGTTTTCAGGTGCTTACAAACAATGCAAACCCTGCACAGGGTCCAGTAACTACAAGAAAGGACATAGACCATATCCAGACTTCGATACCATCTCAGAAGGGGTTCCATACCCTTACATTGGGGGTGCAAGCTCAAGTTCAACCCCTGCTTGGGACTTCACAACCTCTCACTACCCTGGTGGTAGATCAGACCCACGATTTACTGGGGCATTTGGTGGTGACCGCACGCCTAGAGGACGAGACTCAGCATCAGTTTGTGATGTAGTCTTAGAGGACGAGGATGAGCCTAAGGAGTGGATGGCAGTGGTGGAACCAGGGGTTCACATTACCTTTGTGTCTCTTCCTAATGGGGGAAATGATCTTAAAAGAATTCGCTTCAG CCGAGAGATGTTTAATAAATGGCAAGCGCAAAGATGGTGGGGTGAGAATTACGACAGAATCATGGAACTTTATAACGTGCAGAGATTTAATCGACAGGCACTCAACACTCCTCCAAGGTCTGAGGACGAG CCAAGAGATTCTACCTACACAAGATTGACATCTGCACAGGAAAGTCCCATGGCCTCAAACAAGGATTGGACCCCCAGGAGTCACTATAAACCTTCTGGGAGCAGAGGATATTACCCCTCTGAACCGTTGGATCATGGTGGAGGTGGTGGGCACTTCCATGCAGGGCCATCTATGGAACCAGCGAGGGATACTACTGCTTCTAGAGATGAGCCTTCTATCAGCAATGCCAGCGAAATGGAGGCAGAATGGGTAGAACAAGACGAGCCTGGGGTTTACATTACAATCCGGCAGTTAGCTGATGGGACTAGGGAGCTTCGACGTGTCAGATTCAG CCGGGAAAGATTTGGTGAGGTGAATGCAAAAACATGGTGGGAAGAAAACAGAGAGAGAATACAAGCTCAATACCTTTGA